Genomic DNA from bacterium:
TTCCGCGAGGAGTCCAACGAGCTCTTCAACGGAACGCGTCGAATGGCCAACGGTGTACACGGGCGGCATCTCTCTGCGCGGAGCGGGTCCTGCCCACGAGCACCGGCACGACCGGTGCCGCGGCGCGCGCCGCGCCGCTCAGGGCTCCGGGACGCGGCAGCCTTCGGTCTGTCGGCTGTCCGCCAGACCCACGATCTTCCACCCCTCCCCGGTGCGGGCCAGCAGGAGCGCATCGTGACCGCAATGGCTGAAGCGCGCGCCGAGGTGGAACGTGTAGTACGTCCACACGGCGGCCAGGTTGCCGGAGATGCGGACCTCCGGGTCGTAGAACCGCTCGATCCACTCGTCGCCCTGGGCGGAGGCGACGGCACGGACGAACTGCTCCACGGGCACCGAGCGCGCAAACGGTTCCCCATCGCGCACGCCGGTGGTGATCAGGTGGGCCGACGTGTCGAACACCGCGCGCAGCGCCGCCGTGTCCCGGGTTCGCATTGCCTCGAACAGTCGTTCGACGACGCGGATCACCTCCCGTTCGTCGTCCGGTGCCGACTGCGCGCCTACGGCGGGCGGGAGGCCGGCGAGCAGGGCGATGCAGGCGACCAGCGTCCGCGCGATCATGCGCATCCTTCCCTTCCCCGGTGAGACCGTGCACCGCACGCCCGTCCGGGCGCGGGCCGCCCCGCCCCCGGGGAGCGTGGGAGGGGCGAGGTGTGGAGCGGGGGCACGACCGCCCCGCAGCGTCGCCGAGGCGGATCGGGGCGCGTCGCCTCAATCGCCCGACCCCGCGTTGCCGAAGGCCTCGGGCGCTTCGCCCGTGTCGGACGCCGCCTCCACGTCCGCCGCTGCGGGCGGCCGTGCAGCCCGATCGGCTTCCGCGGAGGCCTGCCCCGGCTGCCCCGCCGCCTCCGCCCGCTCCGGCCGAAGGAGCGACGCCACCACCGACAGCACCAGCATGGTGGCGACCACGCCCAGGGAGAGCCCCACGGGCACGTGGTAAATGTCACTCACCAGCATCTTCCCGCCGATGAACACCAGGACCACACCGAGGCCGAACTTCAGGTAATGGAACCGGTGGATGATCCCGGCCAGCACGAAGTAGAGCGACCGCAACCCCAGGATGGCGAAGATGTTGGACGTGTAGATGATGAACGGGTCCTGCGTGATGGCGAAGATCGCGGGGATCGAATCCACCGCGAACACCAGGTCCGTGGTCTCGACCAGGGCGAGGACCACGAACAGCGGCGTCGCCGCGACCCTCGTCCTCGTCCCGAGCGACTCGCGCACGAAGAAGCGCTGGCCCCGGTACCTCTCCGTGACCGGAAGGAACCGACGGATCACGCGCAGCACCGGGTTGAGCTCGGGCTGGATCTCCTGCTCGTCGTGGGCGGCCATCCGGATGCCGGTGATCATCAGGAACGCGCCGAACACGTAGATGACCCAGTGGAACTGGCGGATCAGGACGACGCCCGCCCCGATCATGGTGCCCCGCATGATGAGCGCGCCGAGTACTCCCCAGAAGAGCACGCGGTGCTGGTATTCCGGCGGCACGCGGAAGTAGGAGAAGATGAGGACGAAGACGAAGATGTTGTCGACCGAGAGGGCCTTCTCGATCAGGTAGCCGGTGAGGAACTCGAGCCCGGATCGGGCGCCGAAGTAGCGGTAGACGCCGTAGTTGAAGACGAGCGCGAGCGCGATCCAGACGGCGCTCCAGATCGCAGCCTCTCGCAGACGAACCTCGTGGGCCTTCCGGTGGAAGACCAGGAGGTCCAGGGCGAGAAGCGTCAGGATCAGGGCGTGGAAGCCGACCCAGAGCCCGACGTGGCTCATGCAACGGCTCCGGTCATGGGCGCTCGGCGATGATCAGGCCATCGCGACGACCCATCATCGTCCCTTCGTGCGACACGTGATGCAAAACGGCGAGACCTTCGCATACGGGCGGGATACCGCCTCTCGTCCGTAGGCGAAGGTCTCGCCTGTTCCTGCGCGGGAACCGACCGGACCGTGCGCGCGGGGCGCAGTGCTGACGATCCGGCCGCACGGCCTGTCTCAGCCGCGTGGCTACTCCCCTTCCAGCGCGGAAATCTAACCACCGAGGGGTCGTGCCGGCAATCCCTGCGTTCGCGGCTGCGGCGCACGGGCGTCCCCCGCTCCTCCCGGGCGCCGCAGCCGACCGCCGACGCTCCTGCTCCCGCCGTTTCTCGATCGCCGGCCCGCCCCCCAGGCCGACGTCAGTACATCGGGGCCGCCGCACGGTCCGGCGTCCGGTACTGGGCGGCTTCGGCGATGTGGGCGGCTGCAACGCGATCCACGCCCTCGAGGTCGGCGATGGTGCGTGCCAGCTTGAGCACCCGGTGGTACGCTCGAGCCGAGAGCCCCAGGCGCTGGATCGCGGCACGCAACAGGGCCTCGCCCGCCGTGTCGGGCCGACAGAACTCGCGGATCTCGCGCACGCCCATGGACGAATTCGCGTAGATGCCCGGCCGGTCGCTGAAGCGGGCGAGCTGCCGCTCGCGCGCCGCCATCACGCGTTCGCGGATCCGCGCGCTCGGTTCCGCTTCTCGGCGGTCCATCACCTCCTGGGGACGCAGCGGCGGCACCGTCACGTGCAGGTCGATGCGGTCGAGGAGCGGCCCCGAGACCCGGGCCATGTAACGGTGCACCTGGCCTGGGTGGCAGACGCAGCGCCCCTCGCCGGTGCCGTAGAAGCCACACGGGCACGGGTTCATTGCGGCCACCAGCATGAACCGCGCAGGGTAGGTCACGACGGAGCGCGCCCGGCCGATGCTCACCTGGCCTTCCTCCATCGGCTGCCTCAGCGCCTCGAGCACGTGACGGCGGAACTCGGGTAGCTCGTCGAGGAACAGCACTCCGTGGTGGGCGAGCGAGACCTCGCCGGGCCGAGGGTTCGAGCCGCCGCCGATCAGCCCCACGTCCGAGATGGTGTGGTGCGGCGCGCGGAACGGACGGGCGACGACGAGCGCCTGACCGGGCCGTAGCCGCCCCGCGACGGAGTGGATGCGCGTCGTCTCCAGCGCCTCCGGCAGGCTCATCGGCGGCAGGATCCCGGGTACTCGGCGCGCGAGCATGGACTTCCCCGAGCCGGGCGGGCCGATGAGCAGGACGTTGTGATGCCCCGCGGCGGCGATCTCCAGCGCGCGCCGCGCCTGGGCCTGGCCGCGCACGTCCGCGAAGTCCACCTCGAACGGCCCGGGCCGCTCCTGGAAGAGCGTGGTGGGATCCACGCGCTCGCGCTCGAGCGTCGCCTCGCCCCGCAGGTACGCGACGACCTCTGCGAGCGTCCCGCCCGCGAGCACCTCGGTGCATCGCGCGACGGCGGCCTCCCGCGCGTTCGCGGGCGGGACGATCAACGTCCGGATGCCTTCCTTGCCGCAGCGCAACGCGATGGGGAGCACACCGCGCACGGGCCGGATCTCGCCGTCCAACCCGAGCTCCCCGACGAAACAGCACCCCTCGAGCCGCCGGGCCGGGACGGCGCCCGTCGCGGCGAGGAGCCCGACGGCGATCGGGAGGTCGAACGCGCTGCCGTCCTTGCGCACGTCGGCCGGCGCGAGGTTGATGGTGATGCGCCGCGGCGGGACCGCGAAGCCGCTGTTCTGGAGCGCGGCGGTGACGCGCTCGCGTCCCTCCCGCACCGCGCCCTCGGCGAGCCCGACCACGTTCATGGTCGGCAGCCCGTTGGCGATGTCCACCTCGACCCGGACGAGGTAGGCGTCGACGCCGGTCACGGCGCCACTGGAGACCTGGGCGAGCATCGGGGTTCGCGTGGCGTGCGCCCGACGCGCGAGCGCGGACGTGCACCGCCGCCGGACGCGTGACAATGATGCCCGCGAGACGGGGCAACGCCATGGTGGGGAGGGACGGGTCACGGACGCCAACGGTCGCCGCGGCGCGTCATCGCCGCTCTCCCCGGCGCCACAACGTCAGATTCCAGGCCTCCACCACCGAGCTGTCCGGGGTCACGCGGGGGAGAGCCACGCAGCCGGGGCCACGAGGAACCGGGAGCAGGGATCGAGCCGAAGCGATGCGATGACTCCGCGCCGATCCGGGTCGACCACCTCGACCACAGTGCCGCGCCAACGATGCACGTCCGAGAATCGACAGCGGTTCCCCGCTGTGTGCGGCGGCCCTTTCACGAGCACCTCCCTCCACCGCCTGTCCGGGATGCCGCTCAGCGTCCAGCGCCGGCGGGCGTCCGTCGGTGTGCCGAAGGGTCGTGGCCTCGATGCGTGGAGCGCTGCGGGACAGCGGCCGGGACGCACAGCGTCCCGACCATCGCTTCCCGCGCTACTCCTCCGGCTCGATCCGGTACACCCGCCCGTTCGAGCTCAGCACGTACACCTCGCCCGCCGCATCCTGGCCGAAGGAGAGGATCCTGCCCGCGCCGCCGGAGAAGAGCTCCCGGTGGTCCACGGCCGCCGCGCCGTCGTAGCGGAAGCTACGGATCCAGCCGGCGCAGTAGTCGGCGTACAGGTAGTGGCCCACGAGGGACGGGATCGCCTTGCCGCGGTAGACGACACCGCCGGTGATGGAGCAGCCGTCGTCGTGCGTGTACTCGAGCACGGGGAGCACGAGGCCGGCCTGATCACACGATCCGCCCGGGTAGCAGTGCGCGCCCTCCATGATGTTCCAGCCGTAGTTCAGCCCGGGGGCGTCGGCGGCGACCACGTTGACCTCCTCGTAGCGGCTCTGCCCCACGTCCGCGATGTACAGCCGGTTCGCCGGTGGGTCGAAGGCGAAACGCCACGGGTTGCGCAGCCCGATCGCCCAGATCTCGCCGCGCGCACCCGGCTCTCCCACGTACGGGTTGCCTAGTGGGATCGCGTACGGGTCGCCCCGGTCCACGTCGATGCGCAGGAGCGCGCCGAGCAACGTCCCCTCGTTCTGGCCGTGGCCGTGCGGGTCGCCCGCAGAGCCGCCGTCGCCCATGCCGATGTAGAGCATGCCGTCGGGCCCGAAGAGCACCAGCCCGCCGTTGTGGTTGGCGTACGGTTGCTCGACGTGGAGGATCGGCTTCGCAGAGGCGGGGTCCGCGCGGTTCGGGTCGGCCGCGCTCACCGTGTATCGTTCGATGCGCGTGTCGCCGGAGCGGCCGGTGTAGTTCACGAAGAAGTACCCGTTGGCCGCGTAGTCCGGGTGGAATGCGACGCTGAGCAGCCCGCGCTCGCCGCCGCTCGCCACCTTGGACACGATGTCCAGGAACGGCGTCGGCAAGAGCTCGCCGTCCTGAACGATCCGGATGCGCCCGGCCTGCTCGACGACGAACAGCCGCGGGTCACCCGGCGGCGCGGCGAGGTGAACGGGGTTGGAGAGGCCGGTGGCGACCTCGACGAGCCGGACGGCCTGCGGTTCGCCGTTGCCGTTCCCGGGTCGTTTGCGGGGTCCCGTCATGCCGTCGCCGCAGCCGAACGTCGCGGCGAGGGCGAGGACGGTTGCGAGCGCGCGGAGGCGTGGCGCGTCGTCACGGCGTGGGGACGGCGAGCGAACGAGGCGCAACGTCGTCGGCGAAGCGGATACAGGCATCGCGGCGGGCCTCCTCGGTCGGCACAAATGCTTGTGCCAGAGGTACTTGCAGTGGTGGCGGCCGCGGCGCCCGGCGCCCCGCGTCCGGGTGCCCCGGGCCGCCGTACGCGTGTCCGACTCCCGACGATCCAGGATCCGAACAGACGTATGCGGCAAGCGGTGCGCAGACTCACGGAGCGCCCCGGCGCGCCCGGGGCCCGACGAAGGGGCCGGGTCACGGCGACCCTCGTGCTGACGATGGTGCTGGGCGTAGCGGGCCTGGTCCTCGCGCTCCGGCTGCGGGAGCCCGCGCCGCCGACCGTCTCGTACACCGAACTGGTGCGAGGGATCGACGACGGCCGGGTCGCCGCGCTGGAGGTCGTTCCCGGCGTGGGGGCGGAGGGGCGCTGGGCCGCGCCCGCGGGCGGAGCCGGGCAGCGCTTCCGGGTGACCTTCCCGCCGGAGACGAGCGAGGGGCTGATCGAGCGGGCGACCGACGCGGGGGTCGAGGTCACCTTCGCCGCGCCCCCGGACCGCGAGCGGTTCAGGAACGCGCTGGCGCTGACGCTCCAGGTCGTGATCGTCGGCGGGTTGCTCTACCTGGTCGCCATGCAGGTGCGTGCGCAGGGCGGCAACGCGAAGGCGGCGCGGCGCAGGGATGGGAGCGTGACGACGTTCGCGGACGTCGCGGGCACGCAGGGCGCCGCGGAGGAGCTGCGCGAGGTGGTGGAGTTCCTGAAGCAGCCGTCGGCGTTCGCGGCGCTGGGCGCACGCGTGCCCAAGGGCATCCTGCTCGTGGGCCCGCCGGGCACCGGCAAGACGCTGCTTGCGCGGGCGGTCGCGGGCGAGGCGGGGGTCCCGTTCTTCGCCATCTCGGGCTCGGAGGTGACGGGGTTCCTGGTGGGTCTCGGCGCGCATCGTATCCGAACGCTGTTCAGGAAGGCGCGGCGCAGGGGCGGCGTGATCTTCATCGATGAGCTGGACGTGCTGGGCGCACGGCGCGGGCGCAACCAGTCGCACAACGAGGACGACCGCACACTGAACCAGCTCCTGGTCGAGATGGACGGCTTTTCGCCCACCGAGGGCGTGGTGGTGATCGGCGCGACCAACCGGCCCGAGGAGCTGGACCCGGCGCTGACGCGGCCTGGCCGTTTCGACCGTATGGTCGCGGTGCCGCTGCCCACGGTCGATGGTCGCGAAGCGATCCTGCGCCTGCACGTGGCGCGGCGCGGGATCCCGCTGGGGCCGGACGCCGACCTGGCGCGCCTCGCCCGCATCACGCCGGGCGCGAGCGGCGCCGAGCTGGCGAACTTGCTCAACGAGGCCGCCATCGCTGCGGCGCGCGATGGGGAGCGGCAGGTCCGCTGGCGGCACTTCGAGGTCGCGCGCGACCGGATGCTGTTGGGCAAGGAGCGAGTCGGGTTCCGCGCGCGGGAGCACGAGTGGCGCGTCGTCGCCTATCACGAGGCGGGCCACGCGCTGGCCGGCATGCTCGCGTGCCCGGAGGACGAGCTGCACAAGGTGACGATCCAGCCGCGCGGCCAGGCCATGGGTGTCGCCCACTTCTCGCCGGACGACGACCGGCACCTCTACTCCCGGCGCTACCTCGAGGGCCAGATCGTGAAGGGTCTGGGAGGGCGCGTGGCGGAAGAGATCGTGTTCGGGCCCGACCAGGTGACGAGCGGCGCGGAGAACGACCTGGTGCAGGTCAACCGCATCGCGCGCAAGATGGTCTGCCGGCTGGGCATGGGCGAGGAGACTGGGCTGCTCGTCGCGGACGAGGCGCTCGGCCCGCTCAGCGCGGAAGCGCGAGCGCGGATGGAGGAGGAGGTGCGTCGTCTGCTGGACCGGCTGTATGCGCGCACCCGAGAGCTGCTGCTCGCGAACCGCGCGGCCCTGGACGCGCTGGCTGGCGCGCTCCTCGCCCACGAGACCATTGACGGCGAGGAGGCGGCGCGCATCGTGGCGGAGCACGGCGCCCTGCCCCGCGCCGCGACCGGCTAGCCCTCGCCGTCGGGTCGGTCGCAGCCCACGAGGACGAGCGCGTTGCCCACCGGCCGCTCGCCGGCGGCGTCGGAGGGTCGGTTCACCACGGCGCCACGCACGACCATCGTCGTGGAGCCGCCGCCGTCCAGGTTGATCGCATCACGGGCGCCGAGACGCTCCATGAGGTCGGCGAGCTCCGCCAGCGACATCCCATCGCTGTACGGCGCCTGGCGACCGTCCACGGCGACCCAGAGCAGCCGGCCATCCGCGGTGATCCCCACGGCGGTGCGCGGATGCCGTTGCTCGCCGAACGAAGGGGCGATCCCCTCGCGGATGTCGTCCGCCACCGCGCCGCCGCGGAGCAGCACCGGCTGACCGCCCACTGCCTCGAGGGCCGGTGCGCCGTCCCCTACCTCCGGCACGAGCGCAACGCGCCACTCCACCGTGTCGCCCGGCGCCATCGTGCCCAGGATGCGCGCGGCCGCTCCGCGCCCCAGCACGACCACGACGCCGCTGTCGAGCGGCGCAGCGCCTCCACGTGTGTCCACGCGCTGCACGACCGCAGTGCCGCCTGCGCCATCGCCTCGGATTCGCGACAGGACGACCACCGTGGCGTCGGCGTCCCCGGGGCTCTCGGCTCCGAAACGGTGAGTGAAGAGTCGGACGACGTCCTGACCGCCGCCGCCGGCACCGGGATCGCTCGCCGCGGACGCCGGCGGCCGGTTGACCTGGGCGATCCGCAGGGTGTCAGCGCCGCGGGCGACGTAGCCGCGCAGGGCCGCGCGCCCGATCCACGCCGCGGGCGCAGAAGCCGCCGTGCGCGTGGCGCCGCGCGCCGTCGTCCCCGACAGCGCGAACACCGGGCGCGCGACCGGCCCCACGAGCACTTCCCGCGCCCGGACCTGCGCGCCCACCGGCGCTCCGGTGGGCGTGAAGAAGTCGGCGTTCACCGCGGCGATCGCATCGGCGGCGAGTTCGCTGGTCCGCGCGCGGCCGTCCAGGCGCGAGCCCGGCATGCGCGCTTCGATGCGTGGCCTGCACACGGCGCCGTCGATCTCGAGCACGTGGATGGCCCACGGTCCAGCCGAGGACCAGGCATACGCGTGGCGCACGCCCGGAACGACCTCGGCGATGCGCAGCGTGTCGGCATCCGCGAGTACGGCCGCGAGATCCGGCTCGATGCGATGGGGCCTGGCGGCCTCGGGCGCGGCCGTGGCCCGCGGCTCCCCGGCCGGCACCGTTCCGGTGCGCGGCGCGCAGGCCGAGAGCAGCGTGATCAGCAGCAAGGGCGTCGGGAGTCTCATACGCCGGATTCTCGCTCGCCGGGTCCGCACAGGCAACCCCCTGCAGGTGCACCGACCATCCATCTACGCGATGCGAGCGCCGGCCCGAGGCGTCGTGATCTCTTGGAACAAATCCCGAGCGGCCGGCGAAGTACTCATTCGAGGCGGAGCGCGCCGACGCCCCGCGGGGACGCGGCGGCGACCGCCGACGGGTGGTTCTCCCCAACGACGATGACCGGACCCAGCGTACCGGATCTGGAGGTCACGATGACCGCGAAGCTACGAGCGATGAAGCGAGGAATCGCCGCCTCGCTCGTCGTGCTGGCCGCGTGCGGCCAGAACGGCGTGGCGCAGGGTGTGGCGCAGGACGCCGCGGAGTCCGCACGCCGGGAGGTCAGGGAGCAGCTCGGCGCGGTGCCGGCCGTTGTCGACACCGTGACGGCATCGCGACTCTCGGGGGCGTTCCGAGCGGCCGCCGAGCGAGCGCTGCCCGCTGTCGTCTACATCCAGGTCGCCAGCGAGCCGCGTCTCGCGCGAGATGCGCTGCGCAACAACCCGTTCTTCTGGTTCTGGCCCCGCTCTCAGGATGACATCCGGATCCAGCCGCAAATGGGCGCCGGCTCCGGCGTCATCATCGACACCCAGGGCCACGTGCTGACCAACCGGCACGTGGTCCGGGACGCGGACGAGATCGTGGTCCGGCTGGTGGACGGACGCGAGTACGCTGCCGATGTCGTCGGCACGGACCCGAGCACGGATGTGGCGGTCATCAAGCTCGCCACGCGAGGCAACGAACGGCTGCCCGTTGCCGAGATCGGCGACTCGGACCAGCTCCAGGTCGGCGACTGGGTCCTCGCGCTGGGCAACCCGCTCGGTCTGGAGTTCACCGTGACCGCGGGGATCGTCAGCGCTCGCGGCCGCACCACGGGGATCCTGGGGCAGGAGAGCCAGTATCCGCTGGAGGCGTTCATCCAGACGGATGCGGCGATCAACCCGGGGAACTCGGGCGGCCCGCTGGTGGACCTGCACGGCCGCGTGGTCGGGATCAACACCGCGATCCAGTCGCCGACCGGCGCGTACGCGGGCTACGGCTTCGCGATCCCGATCAACCTGGCGTACAAGGTGGCCACGGACCTGATCCAGTACGGCACGGTGCGGCGGCCGCGGCTGGGCGTCTTCATCGAGACGCCGAACGAGGCGGATGCCGCCGCCTACGGCCTGGAGCGGGCCGCCGGTGCCGAGATCACCTCGGTGCAGGAGAACTCGCCCGCAGCACGTGCGGGGCTGAAGATGGGCGACGTGGTGATCGCGGTGGACGGCCGCCCGATCGAGACGTCCAGCGAGCTGCAGACGCTGCTGGCGCAGCGCCAGCCGGGCGACCGTGTGCGGCTCACGATCGTGCGTGACCGCCGGCAAATGGACGTCACGGTCGAGCTCGGCCAGTTCGAGACGGATCGCGTCCGGGAGCGGAGCCGGTCGGAACGGGTGTCCGCCGCGCAGCGGCTCGGCTTCGAGGCGCGGGAGCTGACGTCCCGGGATGTTCAGGAGCTCGGTCTCCCGGCCGACACGCGTGGCGTGGTGATCGTGGACGTGCCGCCGCTCAGCCCGATCTACAGGCAGGTCTCTCCGGGCTCCGTGATCGTCAGCATCAACGGCAAGCCCATCCGGACCCTGCGTGACCTCGAGCGCGCGGCCGACGAGCTCGGGCCGGGCGACCTCGTCCAGCTCATCGTCCGGGCGCCCCAGGCCGACATCGGCGAGCGGATCGTCAACTACCGCATCCGCCGCTGATCCGAGCCACGGCACGGCGCAGCGTTGGAGGGCCGGCCGCGACGGAACCGTCGCGGCCGGCCCTCGCACATCCTGTCTGCGCCACGGGCGCCGCCCGGCGCGTTCGCCCCGGGTGTGCCGCGTCACGACTCCGCGATGCGCATCCGGATCCTCAGCACCGCACCACGGCCGCCGTCGCTGCCGGCGGACACGGTGCCCCCCCAGCTCTCGACGAGCCGACGGACGATGGCGAGGCCGAGTCCGGTGCCGGACGAGCGGGTGGAGAAGTGCGGTTCGAACACGCGTGTGGCGAGCTCCTCGGGGATCCCCGGCCCGTCGTCCTTCACCACGACCTCGATCGCATCCTCCGTACGGTAGGCACGGACCTCGACGTTGCCGGAGCCGTTCAATGCCGCGTGCGCGTTCTCGAGCAGGTTGAGGATGACTTCCTTCAGCTCGCCGGCGCGCGCCACCGCGCGGGGGAGCCCTTCCTCGATCACACCCTCGTACCGGATCCCGCTGTCGCCGGCGCGATAGAGGGTCAGCGCCTCGCGGATGACCGTTCCCACGTCCACCGCCTCCAGCGGCCCTGCCGCCTCCGGAGGCGCGCCGTACCGCGAGAACGCACGCGCGATCTCGGTCAGCCGATCGATCTCCGCGAGGATCTGGTCCACGTTGCTCTCGAGGATGGTCCCGAAGGCCGGGTGCCCATCCGCGTACGCACGGCGGAGGTGCTGCACGGAGAGTTTGATCGGCGTGAGCGGGTTCTTGATCTCGTGTGCGACCTGGCGCGCCATCTCGCCCCACGCGAGCACGCGGGCGGTCCTCAGCTCCTTCGCCCGCGCTTCCCGCAGCCGCCGCACCATGCGGTTGAAGACGGTGAAGAGCTCGCCGAATTCATCCGTGCGCTGCTCGGGCAAGCGGCTGCGGAGGTGGCCCGCGCCGACGGCCAGCGCAGCGCGGCGGAGCTGGCCGATGGGGCGCGCGAGCGCGCGCCCGACGAAGACGGAGAGGGCGAGCGAGAGCAATCCGCCCATGAGCGCGGTGAACATCACGATGTGGGCCAGCTCTCGCTGCCGTACCGCCGCCTCGCTCGCGGCCAGGGAGACGGGCACGGCCATCGTGCCGGTGGGTCGGAGCCCGCGATACGCGATGAGATACGGGCGATCGATGAGTCGGCGCTGCTCGATGACCGTGGTCTCCTCCCCGCTCTGGAGGGTGGCGTAGACGTGCGGCGGCATCCACGCGCCGTAGATGCCCATCTCGAACGCCTCACGCGACGAGGCCTCGGCCAGCTCGCCGTGATGGTAGTAGAGGATCTCCTCGCCGATCCGCGCCGCGAGCGCGTCCAGCCGCCGCTCGGATTCCGGGAACGCCGCCGCGGCCTGGGCGACGGCCCGCTCCGCCAGCACCTGCGCAGCACGAGTCACCTCGCCCGCGAAGGCCCGGTACGCGACGGCGCCGAACAGCACCGTCGGCAGCAGGAAGAACCCGAACAGCGCGAGGGTGACGCGTGCGCGGAACGTTCCGAGCCACGTCATCCACCCGCCGGCCGGCGCGGGCGGGTCGCCGCGGGCCGCCCGGCCGCCCGCCCAGAGCAGGATCAGGAGTGCGAGGTCCAGCGCCAGAAGCAGGATCGCCCTGGCGAATCGCACGCCGGGCGAAGGCATGCGCAAGTCCACGTGTGCGTGGTAATCGCCATCGCCCGGGAAATGGACGAGCGTTTCGCTGCGCCAGCCGTGCTCGGTGGCGCGCCAGCGGATCTCGCCCGATTCGACATCGCTCCCTGTTCGGGCGGGGATCAGCGAGAGCTGCGGTCCGCTCCGCGGCTCCGGGTCCAGGAACGGCGAGAGCGCGCTGGTCCGGCCCAGCGTCCGGCGCGGCGGCACCACCACCGTGACCTCGCGCCCGTCGTCGAGCGGCACCGCGAG
This window encodes:
- a CDS encoding glucose dehydrogenase yields the protein MPVSASPTTLRLVRSPSPRRDDAPRLRALATVLALAATFGCGDGMTGPRKRPGNGNGEPQAVRLVEVATGLSNPVHLAAPPGDPRLFVVEQAGRIRIVQDGELLPTPFLDIVSKVASGGERGLLSVAFHPDYAANGYFFVNYTGRSGDTRIERYTVSAADPNRADPASAKPILHVEQPYANHNGGLVLFGPDGMLYIGMGDGGSAGDPHGHGQNEGTLLGALLRIDVDRGDPYAIPLGNPYVGEPGARGEIWAIGLRNPWRFAFDPPANRLYIADVGQSRYEEVNVVAADAPGLNYGWNIMEGAHCYPGGSCDQAGLVLPVLEYTHDDGCSITGGVVYRGKAIPSLVGHYLYADYCAGWIRSFRYDGAAAVDHRELFSGGAGRILSFGQDAAGEVYVLSSNGRVYRIEPEE